In a genomic window of Oncorhynchus kisutch isolate 150728-3 linkage group LG9, Okis_V2, whole genome shotgun sequence:
- the guca1aa gene encoding guanylyl cyclase-activating protein 1, translated as MGNSTGSTVEDLQAVEKHLWYKKFMTECPSGQLTLHEFKQFFGLRGLDAEANAYIEQMFRTFDMNKDGYIDFLEYVAALSLVMRGKMEHKLRWYFKLYDVDGNGCIDRSELLNIIKAIRAINGNENQEVDAEEFTNRVFDKIDVNGDGELSLEEFVAGAHTDEDFMEVMMKTLDLTHIVAMIHNRRHSV; from the exons ATGGGTAACTCTACAGGATCCACTGTGGAAGATCTCCAGGCTGTGGAGAAGCACCTCTGGTATAAGAAGTTCATGACCGAGTGTCCTTCGGGTCAGCTCACCCTGCATGAGTTCAAGCAGTTCTTTGGGCTCCGGGGACTGGATGCTGAGGCCAACGCCTACATCGAGCAGATGTTCCGCACGTTCGATATGAACAAG GATGGCTACATAGACTTCTTGGAGTATGTGGCTGCTCTGAGCCTGGTGATGCGGGGTAAAATGGAACATAAGCTCCGCTGGTACTTTAAGCTGTATGATGTAGACGGCAACGGGTGCATTGATCGAAGTGAGCTGCTAAACATCATAAAG GCTATCCGTGCAATCAATGGGAATGAAAACCAGGAAGTTGATGCGGAGGAGTTCACCAACCGGGTGTTTGATAAGATAGATGTCAACGGAGATG GGGAGCTGTCTTTGGAGGAGTTTGTGGCGGGGGCTCACACTGACGAAGACTTCATGGAAGTGATGATGAAGACCTTGGATCTCACCCACATAGTCGCCATGATCCACAATCGGAGGCACAGTGTTTAG